Proteins encoded together in one Elusimicrobiota bacterium window:
- a CDS encoding UvrD-helicase domain-containing protein, with protein MTADHPSREEARKRLDVNIVVEAGAGTGKTTLLTDRLLFLLLAGGAERSGLALTRIVALTFTEKAAGEIKTRLAERLHDLLRRLGGLPLPEKRAVRTDYWLREAREDFGATDERIHRMAEDALRELDRASIGTIHRFCKTLIQLFPLEAGVNPNFDMDKGDAFEELFHLEWGKWLERELQVGGPTESLWREILPHVGLGDLATLARALGRSPSFEDATDSLADRLHSLREGLDRLAEGKPKPRRGKMLESLQRVSERLQALERVVRDPWAALPVSDEWKEDPKKWPQEWGAFEGETLYGEACALAKIVSPFGEAVLARARKLLAPFAEHLRARYRAAGWMGFDDLLRGARDLLAHHPEVRRDLKNRFGAVLVDEFQDTDPLQGEMLLFLSERPESEATAWREVILAPGKLFIVGDPKQSIYRFRGADIRAYEAFVALVIAQGGRKCDLLTSFRTHAGIVDPLNRLFAHLMQEVPGLQPAYLPLHPRPGDPSGGGIELALVPGEGGGSDEDTPSARAGKEAEARWISRWIVTHCGPEGSDRPWRLGDVALLFRSTSALTIHMEALKAAQIPYRVESDRAFYSTPEVIDFLNLLRVLIDPTDQVSLVGLLRSPLILLEDREILVLAEAKALYDPCVPPETIPDPLRRRVMEFYSLMGQLREVARRVPLGDLAAYLLKETSLLAAAAVAYHGEQSVSNLFKLVRLATEANRLRGETLAGFTRWLTHAVGGGVEEGENPLGEEKADAVRLLTVHKAKGLEYKVVFIPNLGAAVQGGSRNPPALRQDWAEKRSGHRLVEKKWADLGMAFLETDERRREREESIRLFYVAATRAREHVILLGNEKAARGSFMEMLKSASVPESGSWALPDGFRLPVKPVSWEEEILRWPAKKTVGKTLLTPDLIHCWDKRILRGSRVQGTPLFRSPSNPTPGTDKLRWADFEMPRRSRDEATLLGRLVHGVLEVWPWDGKSGVAPWVDRIASGLVSEFREIDGTKLKEEASKILSIFFSSPLGRSIRSENILAREAPFLYPDSGMTVRGIIDLLYRRDGNLWVADFKTDRIKPEDVSVRAQHYLEQGQFYREAVQRSLGEACGFEIIFLRVSAREVLIRP; from the coding sequence ATGACCGCGGATCATCCTTCACGCGAAGAGGCCCGGAAACGGCTCGACGTTAACATCGTCGTTGAGGCGGGGGCGGGAACAGGAAAAACGACGCTTTTAACCGACAGGCTCCTCTTCCTTCTTTTGGCGGGGGGGGCGGAGCGGTCGGGTTTGGCCCTCACACGGATTGTGGCTCTCACGTTCACGGAAAAAGCGGCTGGGGAAATAAAAACTCGGTTAGCCGAGCGGTTGCACGACCTCCTGCGCCGATTGGGGGGACTTCCCCTTCCGGAGAAGCGAGCGGTACGAACGGACTATTGGTTACGGGAAGCTCGGGAAGATTTTGGGGCGACGGACGAACGTATCCACCGGATGGCGGAAGACGCTCTTCGCGAGTTGGACCGGGCCTCTATTGGAACGATTCACCGGTTTTGTAAAACGCTCATCCAACTGTTTCCATTGGAAGCGGGGGTCAATCCGAATTTTGATATGGATAAAGGAGACGCCTTCGAAGAACTCTTCCATTTGGAATGGGGGAAATGGCTGGAGAGAGAACTTCAAGTGGGCGGGCCCACGGAATCTCTGTGGCGGGAAATTTTGCCCCATGTGGGGTTGGGCGACCTGGCGACATTGGCTCGGGCTCTGGGGCGTAGCCCTTCGTTTGAGGACGCGACAGATTCCTTGGCGGATCGACTTCACTCTTTGCGCGAAGGACTGGATCGGTTGGCGGAGGGAAAACCTAAACCGCGGCGCGGGAAAATGTTGGAGTCTCTCCAACGTGTTTCCGAACGCCTCCAGGCTCTTGAGCGGGTGGTTCGGGACCCTTGGGCGGCTTTGCCTGTTTCTGACGAATGGAAAGAAGATCCTAAAAAATGGCCTCAAGAATGGGGGGCGTTTGAGGGGGAAACACTCTATGGAGAAGCCTGCGCCCTAGCGAAAATCGTTTCGCCTTTTGGGGAAGCGGTTCTGGCCCGAGCGCGAAAACTTTTAGCGCCCTTTGCGGAACACCTTCGTGCCCGTTACCGTGCCGCGGGGTGGATGGGGTTTGACGATCTCCTCCGCGGCGCCCGGGACCTTCTGGCCCATCATCCCGAGGTCCGTCGTGACCTCAAAAACCGTTTCGGGGCCGTGTTGGTGGACGAGTTTCAAGACACTGATCCCTTGCAAGGGGAAATGCTGTTGTTTTTGTCCGAGCGACCAGAGTCCGAGGCCACCGCTTGGCGGGAAGTGATCTTGGCGCCCGGGAAGCTCTTTATTGTCGGGGATCCCAAACAATCCATCTATCGGTTTCGCGGGGCCGATATCCGCGCTTACGAAGCGTTCGTGGCGCTTGTGATCGCTCAGGGAGGTCGGAAATGTGATCTGCTCACAAGTTTCCGTACCCACGCGGGAATTGTGGATCCCCTCAATCGCCTTTTCGCCCATTTGATGCAAGAAGTTCCAGGATTACAGCCGGCGTACCTGCCTCTCCACCCTCGACCAGGAGATCCCAGCGGGGGAGGAATCGAACTGGCTTTGGTCCCGGGCGAGGGCGGTGGGTCCGATGAGGACACTCCTTCCGCGCGTGCCGGGAAAGAGGCGGAGGCCCGATGGATTTCTCGCTGGATCGTGACCCATTGTGGGCCGGAAGGGTCCGACCGTCCCTGGAGGTTGGGAGACGTGGCCCTCCTTTTCCGGTCCACCTCGGCGCTAACCATTCATATGGAAGCCCTCAAGGCTGCCCAGATTCCTTACCGGGTGGAAAGTGACCGAGCATTCTACAGCACACCCGAGGTCATTGATTTTCTCAACCTTCTCCGGGTCTTAATCGATCCGACCGATCAGGTGTCTCTGGTGGGACTCCTCCGCTCTCCTCTTATTCTCTTGGAAGATCGGGAGATCCTTGTCTTGGCGGAGGCTAAGGCCCTTTACGACCCTTGTGTACCTCCTGAAACAATTCCCGATCCTCTTCGGCGGCGGGTCATGGAATTTTATTCTTTGATGGGCCAACTTCGGGAGGTGGCACGCCGGGTTCCCCTGGGAGATCTTGCCGCTTATTTACTGAAGGAGACCTCCCTTTTGGCCGCGGCGGCCGTGGCCTATCACGGGGAACAAAGTGTGTCGAACCTCTTTAAACTGGTGCGTCTCGCGACAGAGGCCAATCGTTTGCGAGGAGAAACCCTGGCGGGGTTCACCCGTTGGTTGACCCACGCGGTGGGGGGGGGTGTGGAGGAAGGGGAAAACCCTTTGGGGGAAGAAAAAGCAGACGCGGTACGTCTCCTGACGGTGCATAAAGCGAAAGGATTGGAATACAAGGTCGTTTTTATTCCTAATCTGGGCGCCGCGGTTCAGGGGGGGAGTCGAAATCCTCCGGCGTTGCGGCAGGATTGGGCGGAAAAACGATCGGGTCACCGTTTGGTGGAGAAAAAATGGGCGGATCTGGGCATGGCGTTCTTGGAAACCGATGAGCGTCGACGGGAACGGGAAGAATCAATTCGTCTTTTCTATGTGGCCGCCACCCGGGCAAGGGAACATGTGATTCTGCTGGGGAACGAGAAAGCTGCACGGGGTTCTTTTATGGAGATGCTGAAAAGCGCTTCTGTTCCGGAATCCGGGAGTTGGGCGTTGCCCGATGGGTTTCGACTTCCGGTGAAGCCGGTTTCCTGGGAAGAAGAGATTTTACGGTGGCCCGCAAAAAAAACGGTTGGAAAAACCCTTTTAACACCGGATTTAATTCACTGTTGGGACAAGCGAATTCTTCGGGGATCGCGGGTTCAAGGAACTCCGCTTTTCAGGAGCCCTTCTAACCCGACTCCAGGGACCGACAAACTTCGTTGGGCCGATTTCGAAATGCCACGGAGATCAAGAGACGAGGCAACTCTCTTGGGTCGGTTGGTCCATGGGGTTCTCGAGGTTTGGCCTTGGGATGGTAAATCCGGAGTGGCTCCGTGGGTGGACCGAATCGCATCCGGGTTGGTGTCGGAATTCCGTGAAATCGATGGGACAAAACTAAAGGAAGAGGCCTCCAAAATCCTATCGATCTTCTTTTCTTCTCCCTTGGGGCGCTCCATTCGTTCAGAAAATATTTTGGCTCGCGAAGCCCCGTTCCTCTATCCTGATTCGGGGATGACCGTGCGGGGGATCATCGATTTGTTGTACAGGCGGGACGGGAATTTGTGGGTTGCTGATTTTAAAACCGATCGGATCAAACCCGAAGACGTCTCGGTTCGCGCCCAACATTATTTGGAACAGGGTCAATTTTACCGTGAGGCGGTTCAACGTTCGTTAGGGGAAGCCTGCGGGTTTGAAATTATTTTTCTTCGGGTGAGCGCGCGGGAAGTTTTAATCCGCCCTTGA
- a CDS encoding LOG family protein, with the protein MTQEPTPPPQNETRYPEESHTESFNAWDPEITAQIDALVKRARVTDVPEEDISDLVREIVVTALKTQHSQLRRGEAKILSRAMRELRFGFRVFGPYRHRRKVTIFGSARTRPADVDYKQARAFARKMVQRGFMVITGAGPGIMQAGNQGAGAENSFGINIRLPYEQGTNVYVDRGERFIDCRFFFTRKLMFVKEANAVAIFPGGFGTHDEGMEVLTLVQTGKADPMPIVFIDTPGGSYWKDWEFYVRKHLLKKGKIAEEDFNLFRVTDSIGKAADEIAHFYHNYHSVRYVRDRMVIRLTRPIPQVNLDVLEKDFKDILLKGAHFVNQGALPEEAEFLELPRLVFPFNRFNFGRLRLLINALNEF; encoded by the coding sequence ATGACGCAAGAACCGACACCACCGCCCCAGAACGAAACCCGTTACCCGGAAGAATCCCATACCGAATCTTTTAACGCGTGGGATCCCGAAATCACCGCACAAATTGACGCGCTTGTGAAACGCGCCCGGGTGACCGATGTCCCGGAAGAAGACATCAGTGATTTGGTCCGTGAAATTGTGGTGACCGCTCTCAAAACCCAGCATTCCCAACTCCGTCGGGGCGAGGCCAAAATCCTCAGTCGGGCCATGCGGGAACTTCGGTTTGGGTTTCGGGTGTTTGGGCCCTATCGGCATCGCCGAAAGGTCACGATTTTCGGTTCCGCCCGAACACGGCCTGCCGATGTGGATTACAAGCAGGCCCGGGCTTTTGCGCGAAAAATGGTTCAACGGGGTTTTATGGTCATCACGGGCGCGGGCCCGGGGATCATGCAAGCGGGCAACCAGGGGGCCGGCGCTGAAAACAGTTTTGGCATTAACATTCGCTTGCCCTATGAACAAGGCACCAATGTGTATGTGGACCGAGGGGAGCGTTTTATCGATTGTCGGTTCTTCTTCACTCGGAAACTCATGTTCGTCAAGGAAGCCAACGCTGTTGCCATCTTCCCCGGCGGGTTTGGCACGCATGATGAGGGGATGGAGGTCCTGACCCTGGTCCAAACCGGGAAGGCGGACCCCATGCCGATCGTCTTCATCGACACTCCTGGGGGATCCTACTGGAAAGATTGGGAATTTTACGTGCGAAAACATTTATTGAAGAAAGGGAAAATTGCTGAAGAAGATTTCAATCTTTTCCGCGTCACCGATTCCATCGGAAAAGCCGCCGACGAAATCGCCCATTTCTATCACAATTATCACTCGGTCCGTTACGTTCGTGACCGGATGGTCATTCGTTTAACCCGACCAATCCCTCAGGTGAATCTGGATGTGCTGGAAAAAGATTTTAAGGACATTTTACTCAAGGGGGCCCATTTCGTTAACCAGGGGGCTCTCCCTGAAGAAGCCGAATTTTTGGAACTGCCCCGACTTGTCTTTCCTTTTAACCGGTTCAATTTTGGTCGGCTGCGCCTCCTCATCAACGCCCTCAACGAATTCTAA
- a CDS encoding TrpB-like pyridoxal phosphate-dependent enzyme has translation MSETVKYLLDEKRLPKFWYNLVADFPVPPPPVLHPGTHQPVGPGDLEPLFPMSLILQEVSKEREIEIPEPVRQIYRQWRPSPLFRARRLEKALDTPARIYYKYEGVSPAGSHKPNTAVPQAFYNREAGIKKIATETGAGQWGSSLAFAGALFGIDVQVFMVRVSYDQKPYRRALMETYGARCVASPSQETQSGRAILEKNPNHPGSLGIAISEAVEVAAQRDDTKYALGSVLNHVLLHQTVVGLEALEQMEIADDYPDILVGCTGGGSNFGGLVFPFLGAQLRGGKKVRVVAVEPAACPTLTRGPFAYDFGDTAHLTPLTKMHTLGSTFTPPGFHSGGLRYHGMAPLVSHALDLGLMEATAYHQTTCFAAGVQFARAEGILPAPEANHAIRGAINEALKCKEEGVSRAILFNLCGHGHFDMQAYMDYNAGKLVDQKLDEGELAMALAGLPTVKA, from the coding sequence ATGAGTGAGACCGTTAAATATTTGTTGGACGAAAAACGACTCCCCAAATTCTGGTACAACCTGGTGGCGGACTTTCCCGTGCCGCCCCCACCCGTTCTCCATCCCGGAACCCATCAACCGGTGGGGCCCGGGGACCTGGAACCCCTGTTCCCCATGTCGTTGATTCTTCAGGAGGTTTCGAAAGAACGGGAAATTGAAATTCCAGAACCGGTTCGGCAGATTTATCGTCAGTGGAGACCTTCTCCTCTTTTTCGGGCCCGCCGTTTGGAAAAAGCTCTCGATACACCAGCGCGGATCTATTACAAATACGAAGGAGTCAGCCCGGCCGGAAGTCACAAGCCGAATACGGCTGTCCCCCAGGCGTTTTATAACCGAGAAGCGGGGATCAAAAAAATTGCGACCGAAACTGGGGCTGGCCAGTGGGGCTCTTCGTTGGCTTTTGCGGGCGCGCTCTTTGGAATTGATGTTCAAGTATTTATGGTGCGTGTCTCCTACGATCAAAAACCTTACCGACGGGCGTTGATGGAAACTTATGGCGCGAGGTGCGTGGCTTCTCCGTCTCAAGAAACCCAATCGGGGCGGGCGATTTTAGAAAAGAATCCTAACCATCCCGGGAGTTTAGGCATCGCCATCTCGGAGGCTGTGGAAGTGGCCGCCCAACGGGACGACACCAAATATGCCTTGGGCTCGGTTTTGAACCATGTCCTTTTACACCAGACGGTTGTGGGTCTGGAAGCCCTGGAGCAAATGGAAATAGCGGACGACTATCCGGACATTCTGGTGGGATGTACCGGGGGTGGGTCCAATTTCGGTGGTTTGGTCTTTCCTTTTTTAGGGGCACAACTTCGGGGCGGAAAAAAAGTGCGGGTGGTGGCGGTGGAACCCGCCGCGTGCCCGACCCTCACCCGAGGGCCCTTTGCCTATGATTTCGGAGATACAGCGCATCTGACGCCACTGACCAAAATGCACACGTTGGGATCCACTTTTACACCTCCCGGGTTTCATTCTGGCGGGTTGCGGTATCACGGGATGGCGCCTCTCGTGAGCCACGCCCTGGACTTGGGTTTGATGGAAGCGACGGCCTATCACCAAACCACGTGTTTTGCGGCCGGAGTCCAATTTGCCCGTGCCGAAGGCATCCTCCCGGCCCCCGAAGCCAACCACGCCATTCGGGGCGCCATTAACGAGGCGCTGAAATGCAAAGAGGAAGGGGTGTCCCGAGCGATTCTTTTTAACCTCTGTGGTCACGGTCATTTTGATATGCAGGCCTATATGGACTACAATGCAGGAAAACTGGTGGATCAAAAACTGGATGAGGGCGAACTGGCCATGGCCCTCGCCGGATTGCCTACGGTCAAGGCCTGA
- a CDS encoding FAD-dependent oxidoreductase: protein MTSRKFDAIVIGGGITGAGVLRDLALRGFRALLLERGALGAATTAASSHLIHGGVRYLLYDRLTTHATCWDSGLIARIARPLLTRLPILWPVYRDHRRGLETVETLLESYDPFQRLKGGKIHLRLSAQETRRLVPALKKEGLRGGLLFDEYWVDAVRLVTANVDDARRNGAEVRVGADVVGFERGKDRPTPESGVRVHFSTGEEATFWASVIINAAGPWADQVASLAGATLDLRRQKGSHLVYDRCPPMVGNGPLGVGLLLEAVDRERYVFILPGLEKTLVGPTDLNDSEGMSQLKTTGEEIQYLLSSCQRYFPDFPIRFDRTVVGARPILGQRGPEKLLSRGFRVVDHGVEGGPDRLITVAGGKMSDFRLMGEEATDAAARYMGPGGPGRTSDISLDGIPVTDSLRGNPPSPQFKKFLNNHPRLREIHALFFLGAAYARHSARRLFFSERDVSVTEVIAHYQDKT from the coding sequence ATGACTTCCCGAAAATTTGACGCCATCGTGATTGGTGGAGGTATTACCGGGGCCGGGGTCTTACGGGATTTGGCGTTAAGAGGGTTCCGCGCCCTCCTATTGGAAAGAGGTGCCCTGGGTGCCGCGACCACTGCAGCGTCCAGCCACCTGATTCATGGGGGTGTTCGTTACCTCCTCTACGACCGCCTGACCACCCACGCGACCTGTTGGGATTCGGGTCTCATCGCGCGTATCGCTCGCCCGCTCCTCACACGACTCCCTATTCTGTGGCCGGTCTATCGTGATCATCGACGTGGTTTGGAGACGGTGGAAACCCTTCTCGAATCCTATGACCCGTTTCAACGGTTGAAAGGGGGGAAAATCCATCTTCGCCTTTCGGCCCAGGAAACACGTCGTCTGGTTCCTGCACTCAAAAAAGAGGGACTTCGCGGGGGGCTCCTCTTCGACGAATATTGGGTGGACGCGGTCCGTCTTGTAACGGCCAACGTGGACGACGCGCGCCGGAATGGCGCGGAAGTTCGAGTGGGGGCGGACGTTGTTGGTTTTGAAAGGGGAAAGGATCGTCCCACTCCGGAATCGGGTGTGCGCGTCCATTTTTCTACAGGGGAAGAGGCGACGTTCTGGGCCTCGGTGATCATCAACGCGGCGGGGCCTTGGGCGGATCAGGTGGCCTCCCTAGCGGGAGCCACCCTCGACCTGCGACGGCAAAAAGGGTCCCATTTGGTTTACGATCGTTGTCCACCGATGGTGGGGAACGGTCCTCTTGGCGTGGGGCTCTTGCTCGAGGCTGTGGACCGGGAGCGTTATGTGTTCATTTTGCCAGGACTAGAGAAAACGCTGGTGGGTCCCACGGATTTGAACGATTCGGAGGGGATGTCTCAACTCAAAACAACCGGGGAAGAGATTCAATACCTCCTGAGCTCCTGTCAACGTTATTTTCCGGATTTTCCCATCCGATTTGACCGGACGGTTGTGGGTGCCAGGCCGATTTTGGGGCAGCGGGGTCCGGAAAAACTTTTGTCCCGGGGTTTTCGGGTGGTGGATCATGGGGTGGAAGGGGGGCCCGATCGTTTGATCACCGTGGCGGGAGGAAAAATGTCAGACTTCCGTCTGATGGGTGAGGAAGCCACCGATGCGGCGGCTCGATATATGGGACCGGGCGGTCCCGGCCGAACGTCGGACATTTCCTTGGACGGAATCCCGGTGACCGATTCCCTTCGTGGGAATCCTCCGTCTCCTCAGTTCAAGAAGTTTCTGAACAACCATCCGCGTCTCCGTGAGATCCATGCCCTATTCTTTTTAGGGGCGGCTTACGCCCGCCACTCGGCCCGACGCCTGTTTTTTTCAGAGCGTGACGTTTCGGTGACGGAAGTCATCGCGCATTATCAAGATAAGACTTGA
- a CDS encoding PD-(D/E)XK nuclease family protein, which yields MPLSLHCGPFSFLEESFVSHLTANPPAVNRRVAVVTSSQRMAERLQRLLTQERGHSFFNLRFHTLHSLSLDVLRSAHVSLPAVINEDLFHERLVERILIDSGEWASDRARALAEAHRATLRDLVEAGVEMGSFREHFSDMEIPGKEKLFRLLALAARYRERLADLNVAGSADLARLAGLTVEDRPSVLDSYDEFLYYGFYDLNGAQSDFFSAVARQARVHLFFPCVKGQPGWAFAERFLELKIPLGGAEVHNEKSQGAGPLGGVLRSLFNPGSEPDTVSPPIHFMNVSGERDEIWRVAKEILKLREGKNPPDWDEIGLVARGTDAYTALVPEIFGVHGIPYSLSDGGPLLSHPAARLAMDLIALLGRAHDRDALLDIVNSPCLRVDVLPLSSREEIQRYLTQAGPRAGLAHLFSPETGMILDVPEELRGPVPPQALLKLFSSFNPNIPLGVSRWNTSQSKDVLSWAAHGAAARDRWESLIDRTAESGEVMEIVFGLVDRLVEMDRFSPPVSGEEFSFTFGEALRAARRPGTGSVHGVRVMGAMEARGESFGTLFLVGLKEGVFPRVVREDPLLGDDLRRVLRDPGGYWILPKREGYDEEKLLFTLLVSAVKERLFLLFSRSGEDGRAEVPSFYLRDLARAAGLSLDEAERLPRPPLEKWGSVSPSLLTLQEAGLVDLLDDRSVSDEFKNTVRGAARLVSRGGPTPIDGVVGPPRTYLEKCAGRGISPSALETLVSCPFEFFLSRILGLRETRAMYDEEGVTPLALGKIQHALLEKVYGLFLSGGVPDPAEAATLMRKETHQLFSSLGASSAGPYPLLWLSLQERVERQLVDFIVKDVFRLKAEGFRPAKMEWAVQGPLPGTYFIWSGRLDRVDWNPTSNRFRVIDYKNRIRKETLFERVCAGQVFQAPAYLDLVDAQGTWGPDVQADGVRYEYLATNETEEFAGEAWRKEKPVLQARVQTLVSQIQEGRFPIHPTEGPQAHCQWCDFARACRKAHGPSRRRAEKIS from the coding sequence ATGCCCCTTTCACTCCATTGCGGTCCATTCTCATTCCTTGAGGAATCCTTCGTTTCCCACTTGACGGCGAATCCGCCGGCGGTGAACCGGCGGGTGGCGGTGGTGACTTCTTCTCAGCGGATGGCGGAGCGACTTCAGCGCCTGTTAACCCAAGAACGAGGCCACTCTTTTTTTAACCTCCGGTTTCATACGCTTCACAGCCTTTCCTTGGATGTTCTCCGCTCCGCCCATGTGTCCTTACCCGCTGTCATTAATGAAGATCTCTTCCATGAACGGTTGGTGGAGCGGATTCTCATCGATAGTGGTGAATGGGCGAGTGATCGGGCACGGGCGTTGGCGGAGGCCCATCGGGCGACCCTGCGGGATCTAGTGGAAGCGGGAGTGGAAATGGGAAGTTTTCGAGAACATTTTAGTGATATGGAAATTCCAGGGAAGGAAAAACTTTTCCGTCTTTTGGCCCTAGCGGCCCGGTACCGGGAACGATTAGCGGATTTGAATGTGGCCGGATCAGCGGATTTAGCGCGGTTGGCGGGCCTGACCGTGGAGGATCGTCCGAGTGTTTTGGACAGTTACGATGAATTCCTCTATTACGGTTTCTACGATCTGAATGGTGCCCAGTCCGATTTTTTTAGCGCCGTGGCCCGTCAGGCCAGGGTTCACCTCTTTTTCCCCTGTGTGAAAGGTCAGCCGGGGTGGGCCTTTGCCGAACGGTTCCTTGAACTAAAAATTCCCTTGGGAGGGGCGGAGGTTCATAACGAAAAATCCCAGGGGGCCGGTCCTTTGGGGGGAGTTTTGCGGTCTCTTTTTAATCCAGGTTCGGAACCCGACACTGTTTCACCCCCTATTCATTTCATGAATGTTTCTGGTGAACGGGATGAAATCTGGCGCGTGGCAAAAGAAATCTTAAAACTTCGTGAAGGGAAGAATCCTCCGGATTGGGATGAGATCGGTCTTGTCGCCCGGGGGACAGACGCTTACACCGCGCTGGTTCCGGAAATATTTGGAGTCCATGGAATCCCCTATTCCCTTTCGGATGGGGGGCCCCTTCTTTCCCATCCTGCCGCTCGACTGGCCATGGACCTCATCGCGTTGCTCGGCCGGGCCCACGATCGGGACGCTCTTCTGGACATTGTTAATTCCCCTTGCCTTCGAGTGGATGTCCTTCCCCTGTCTTCCCGAGAGGAGATTCAACGCTATTTAACCCAGGCGGGGCCTCGGGCCGGGTTGGCCCATTTGTTTTCCCCTGAGACAGGAATGATCTTAGATGTTCCTGAAGAATTGCGCGGGCCGGTTCCTCCCCAGGCCCTTCTAAAATTGTTTTCATCGTTTAACCCCAACATTCCGCTAGGAGTGAGCCGGTGGAATACCTCTCAATCGAAGGACGTCCTTTCTTGGGCAGCTCACGGGGCAGCGGCGCGGGACCGATGGGAATCCCTGATCGATCGCACCGCGGAATCGGGGGAAGTTATGGAGATCGTTTTTGGATTAGTGGACCGATTGGTGGAAATGGATCGTTTCTCTCCCCCAGTGAGTGGAGAGGAATTCTCTTTCACCTTTGGGGAGGCCCTTCGGGCGGCCCGGCGACCTGGAACGGGCTCGGTGCATGGGGTGCGAGTGATGGGTGCCATGGAAGCGCGTGGGGAAAGTTTTGGGACACTGTTCCTGGTGGGATTAAAGGAGGGTGTTTTTCCGCGGGTGGTGCGGGAAGATCCGCTCTTGGGGGACGATCTCCGGCGGGTTTTGCGGGACCCCGGGGGGTATTGGATTCTTCCGAAACGGGAAGGGTATGACGAGGAAAAATTGTTGTTCACGCTTCTCGTGAGCGCGGTGAAAGAGCGGTTGTTCCTTTTGTTTTCTCGTTCCGGGGAAGACGGGCGCGCCGAAGTTCCGTCCTTTTATTTAAGAGATTTAGCACGGGCGGCGGGGCTCTCTTTGGACGAGGCGGAACGTCTTCCGCGGCCCCCCTTGGAAAAGTGGGGGTCGGTTTCCCCTTCCCTCTTAACCCTCCAGGAAGCGGGTCTGGTGGACCTATTGGACGATCGTTCCGTGTCGGATGAATTTAAAAATACCGTTAGAGGCGCGGCTCGTTTGGTGTCCCGAGGGGGCCCTACCCCCATTGACGGAGTGGTGGGTCCGCCACGAACTTATTTGGAGAAGTGTGCGGGAAGGGGGATCTCCCCGAGCGCGTTGGAAACGTTGGTCAGTTGTCCGTTTGAATTTTTTCTTTCCCGGATCCTGGGTCTTCGTGAGACCCGAGCGATGTATGACGAAGAGGGTGTGACGCCCTTGGCCCTAGGAAAAATTCAGCACGCTCTTTTGGAAAAAGTCTACGGGTTGTTTCTTTCCGGTGGGGTGCCTGACCCGGCTGAGGCTGCCACTCTCATGCGGAAGGAAACCCATCAGCTGTTTTCATCCCTGGGGGCCTCCTCGGCCGGGCCCTACCCTCTTCTTTGGTTGTCGCTCCAAGAGCGTGTGGAACGTCAATTGGTGGATTTTATCGTCAAAGATGTTTTTCGTTTGAAAGCGGAGGGGTTTCGTCCTGCGAAAATGGAATGGGCGGTGCAAGGGCCCCTGCCGGGAACCTATTTCATTTGGTCCGGACGACTGGATCGCGTCGACTGGAACCCCACGTCAAATCGGTTTCGCGTCATCGATTACAAGAACAGAATTCGAAAGGAAACCCTGTTCGAGAGGGTTTGCGCGGGGCAGGTGTTTCAGGCCCCGGCCTACCTGGACCTGGTGGACGCCCAGGGAACCTGGGGCCCCGATGTTCAGGCTGATGGAGTGCGATACGAATATTTGGCCACGAACGAGACGGAAGAATTCGCAGGAGAGGCCTGGCGGAAAGAGAAGCCCGTTCTCCAGGCCCGTGTCCAAACGTTGGTGTCCCAGATCCAAGAGGGACGATTCCCGATTCATCCAACGGAAGGCCCCCAGGCCCATTGCCAATGGTGTGATTTTGCCCGGGCCTGTCGGAAAGCCCATGGGCCTTCGCGCCGACGCGCGGAGAAGATTTCATGA